TCATGCCATGCTTTAAGGCTATTGGCCCCTCCATGTTGAccatgaaatgcctataaaGGAGGCTtatatttgagagaaaaatgtgagagagaacgtgagtgtgtgtaagagagtggagagaaagagagctgcaatggcagcagccttgctgccattgcagcagctgcaagagCAGCAATGAGAGTTGATGAGTTGAGTAGAGTGGATgtaatcctcctcctctatatgtatttattgtaaccctttctctatctctaataaaatggacctctcccgtggatgtaggcggatttgccgaaccacgtaaaatattgtgtcagtgtgcttagcctcctatgggcaactatcagtacaccaccggtccgcgcatggggtgCCGGAAACCCCAACacttttttgatatataaaatctaaaaaaacaattaatatacaataagtaaaaatctttttccaacCCAATATTCTCATAacaagaatatatattaaatttgattatagGGCTTTCTCTGCAAATTATATACAGAACAAGGTTACATCTTTGTCTTTCTCTTGAATCATGATATTATGTGAACCCCAAGGATGATTcgaatgacattaaaaaaaaacaagaagaaaataaaaaaatctcattcaaATCATGTAgtgaagggagaaaaaaaatatgttgatttGGAGATTATCTCCATTAATGATATTATTGCGACTAGTTGAAGCAAAACACATTTTAGGAATATATTGGTTGCGGCTGCAACGAGTGGAATATTGGGCACTCACCATGCCTCCATCTCCACCCCCTGACATCCCCTCAAACAAAAGGGTTACAACTAGTACTGCTGGATTTCATTGATTTGCAAAAATGTAATAAAGCAGTTTGCCTTACTCTTTCTTTCTCAAAGTATTTAAGATTGTAATaacggttatttttcaaagtatttttatttaaaaatatataaaaataatatgtttttttatttttaaatttttttatatcaatatattaaaacgattcaaaaacataaaaaaaaattaattagaagaaaaaaaattaattttttttttaaaattgcagTTCAACCACATAAACAAATGATACCTAAAACTTCTATAGACTTATGACTGGTTTATAaagggttttttctttgttttctttctttccttcttctcaTTAAGATGTAACAAAGGCTAGAATGGCCATGTGTTTGTTGAAATAGCATAATCAAATGGCCACAAACTTTTACAAAGAAAACTTACACTATCCTAGCACAACTGTGAGAAATCAAAACCATGCAACTCAAATTTACTTTTTTCCTCATGCTAAATTTGTATCCTAACAAGCAAATGTTATCAACCTTGTGaccatattttcattttttttcaaatcaacataTAATAAGGCATGAACCATTATTTTCATACAAACATAAAGCATTACAACCAAGTTCCATTAACAgaaatcaagttaaaattacaaaaaataaaaataataacaaaataaaaacaaggttTATAGTAATTTAAATCACCTAATGAGATTAGAATACCGAGTTCAAGCGGCACCAAGAACAAAGACATTAATGACTATGGCGGCAGAAGTGTAAGGAGAGAAGTAAAGTTACAAAGAAGATGAAATGGAGAGAAAATTTggggaatatattttttagggttcCATGAAGAAGTTGAAATAGGAAGAGGGGACTATCgggttttaattaattttaaaataacagatagaattttcatcaataattttaacaCGTCAAAAATATCAATAGAATTGctgatgaaatttttaattttttttttaattccatcacggttttcattgaaaaataccTACAAAATTTTTCCATCATAATTTTTATCGGTAAACAGTGAAAACATGCTACTTACAAATCAATAGGATGTTTTGTGACGCCTTGTGGATGGAACCCAACAGTGGGGAGTTTAGCGGCAAGCGTTCCTGTAGTTGGTACTTCAAAACTAGACGAGACTGGGAGGTGATGGGAGGAGGTCAAAGATGAGAGGAAATAAGGAATGCCGATGATAAAAGGTGGAAAGGATTGGCTTTGGAGGCTGTGATGGAGGGAGGTCCTTCACATAACCCCCCTTATATTGAAGGAACCTCTCTAGATTAAAGCTTTGCCGAACATTTTAGTCATAGGTAGTCGCTCATTTTACCGATACACTAACATTCATGTTGGTAGATCGTTTTATGCACCTGCAAAAATGGCTATTTCAGTGTATCAATTACCTCCGGCTGCCTTCTCCACAAAACAATTGTAACTGTCAATGAGTGCACTAGTCTTTATGGGCAGTGAAAAACTCGACTATTATTTGAGAACACAAGAGCTTATGATGTAAGAGTTACTTGTATCGCTAAATATCCATGTTGGTGTACGTGTGTGTGTTCCTCGAGCTTGTCTAAGATCAATCCGCCGTTGTGAAGGACGGAACCGGAAAGCCAATCCTGAAATCAACCCATTTTGCGTCATCCAATTTGGAGCTCTCGTTATGGAAGTCTACCTGTTTCAAAACAAATGTCTGGCCTCTTCAAGACCTTATAATATGAAGAAATTGATCTGACCATTTGCGCACATCACAAATTCATTCTTCCACTTTGCTTTCTAATTTcggttgaaatatttttaacatcaacaatatTAGATGGCCATGATCAGCTTAAAGCTCAGTTGCACTCGAGGGATAGAATCTCGGGCTGAGGAATGAAAAGAATTCGGCATAATCTGTAACAATTTGGTGCAGTCCACCAAGCACCAGCTTAAGATAAAGAGGCaaggaaaagaaggaagaaaaaaaaaatccaaggtaAGAGCTTTTCATGCATGGTAAAACCAAGCAGCTTCTTATTATACGTATGGAAAAGCCTCTATCTGAAATGAGAAAACCAACAGGGAAGATAAGTTCTCATTCTTACTTTCTTCCAGGATACTCCACGCCACTGGGAAACAAGCCAAAGAGCATATATAATACATACATGTACAACTGATCCGAACCTGGCTGTGGATGATGGACAAACAAAAACGGACACCGAATTTTCTGTAGGACCAAATGAAGTGATCAAGCTGGTAGATACACTATGAGCCGAATGATACACtagcatttttctcttcttggcctCTTATGAGCTTGTTCTGAGTTTTCTGCACTGCTCCCAACTCCATCTTGCACGAGTAGTTGATTGCTTAGATACTGGTTTACCTGAtcctcagaaaaaaaaaatatacatcacCGCATCATAAAGGGTTTCTGTTAAAAAATCATGGCATCAGAGGGCTTCCAAAACTCTAGTCTAGGATCATAAAATTGCCAATTCCTTTttttcaagagagagagagagagagatcacaAAGCAAATATGCTACCCTTGTTCGAAAATCATGGAATCATCTAGGGCTTCCAATAATTAGTTTAGGATCATAGAAATAAACCTTTGAACTGGGTGCCACAGCAGTTGTACTATTTTCTCGTTTGCTAACATCAATTTGCACTCCGATGCTTGTCTGTGCTAGATCCACACCAGAGGATTGTAGTGCTTGGGTCAGAGTATTCAATATCCTGTTGAACACCAAAAACCCATTCTATAACAGCATCTACAAGATCTCTTTACAGTACTACTTAACAGCAAAATGAACTGATGGCAGGAATGATTGCTAAGACTACTATTAATACCGCATTAACTAGTATGAATTCTGAAgttcaaaatcaatttgttCCAACAAAATCGACAtccctaaaaaaaatcaaaccataaaCAAGGGAATAATCATTGGCATATATTACACCTCATATCATACAAGTTCAAGCAACCCTCGTGATGACCCACCAATTTACCTTGCACAAAAACCTTACCCCAGATAAGCGGTGcatgaaatttgaaaacataaagtTGCAGACAACATCGAGGTAAAAACTTTATTGACCAAGTTACTAGCCTAGACGATTCTTACATAGATACTTGCATCAAACTCTTCTATGTTTTTGAGATGGTGTTAGACAACCATGAATTTTCTTTCCTGATCTCCCATGGGTAAGGTCAGTGCAAAGTATACATGACCAAACATGCTAGTTCCATTATAAGCATGACCATGAAGTGAATTTATTCCAAGAACATGGTTAATGGCTCGTTTCACAATTACTAATGCAACAGAATTATTAAGAGATGGGCAGATGCTCACTGTTGAGAATAGGCATTTGAGATATTAACTGATAGACTGTCACTCGCCAAGTCCTCCTGTCCATTCAGTGTATTGTTTGGAGTAGAACACTCAGTAGCGCATGGTCTACCGTGCAACAGCTGGGATTGAAGCTGGTAAGCCATGTTCTCAACGTCAGAAACAGATTCCTGCAAAGACTGTGTAGGCAAACCACCCCTCCCAACAGCAGCAAATACATTCGATGGTGTCTGCACATCAAATGGAATTGCTGGGTTGGTGGGCCCATGGGGATGATCCAATGCTTTGTACATTGCAGCAGTGCCCATGTCAGATTCTATTGAGTTATGTACATTTGCAAGCATGACACTATTCTCATGAGCAGAACCATTTTTCATAACTTGTGTATGATCGAGTAGGCTTTCGGCAGAAGCACGATCAATCTTCtgtttcaaaggaaaaaaaaaccatttggaaGGGAGAACAATATAGGGAACAATATGCCCCACAATCAAATATAAAGCGGTCATGATTACAATTCATGTCtataaaatattcaacaaagaGAACAACACATGCATTTTCTGTTCTTACTGTGATCAGTGAACATAAGATGAATATCCCTCCCTCTGTTCACTAAAATTCACTAACATTTGATGTGTAATTTGCCCATCATATGGTCCAGATTAAAAAGTTGATGAGAACACCTTTGGAACCTAGGCCACTAGATCCAatgagaatgttttttttagcctACAAATGCATGCATTCAAATGCCAGTATGCAAGTCATGCAATGTACCAAACCCCAAATCATCGAAGGCCCTGAAACTCTCAGTCCTGCACTTTAAACCAAGGTCGCATCTTCAACATTCCAAAATGAACAGGCGAGTACATGCAGCAAAACCTCAATATATCATGACTAAGTCGTTTATAAGAAACCCTAACTTTCAGGAAATCAGAATTGGACTAgtaatgaaaacaagaaaacatttATTGACTTGTTTACAAATTATGAAAGCCATCCACATTTTAAATATACTTTATAAtataaaagttagaaaaaataaaggtacCAAGGAAGTCATCACTATCCCATTTTGGCTATTATGCTGTATGTAAAAAGCACACAGGAACCCATTAAAATGTGCATATCTTAATAAAAATCAGTGAACTTCAATGGATGTGTTTTAAATGTTCTCAAAGTTGTAAATTGTGAGCACATCCTTCATACCCAAGCAATAATCCCTCTCCTGGTTATGACCATTAAACCCACCTTGCATGGCCTACTATGCATGTTAGGCGCAAGAATTAGAAACATAATTCATCTATCCTTCAAATGCGCAGACAAAGAGGCACAAATGAAGTTCATCTATCCTTGAAGTTATTTTATTCCATACCCTAGTTTGTTATTGAATTGGTAGGGTACGgtcattttttaagaaaatattcaagTTAAAAGATCATATAATAGGAAATTCAAGCCAAAAAGGACTCAGCTACTATTTCTTTTGGACAATCCAACAAGAGTTGTTCCCGACTCGAAAACTAACATAAACATCCTTTCTCGTTTCATGAGGTTTTAAACAGAGGTAAGTATATTATAAGTGATGGTAAATAGCACCAAGCAGACTAATGTTAATCAAAAGCAATAACACCAACACGGACAAGAGCATGTTCAGAATTGAAAGTTTACCCATGGCAATAATTTAGCTGGCTCCTGACTCCAACCTTCATATGATCCCTCATACACTTGTAACTTTTCTTGTAAAAACTGAATGTACTCTATAAcctgcataaaattaaaaaaaaactttcaatcgaagcagaaattcaaaaccaaaatgaaagaaaaaaaatgaaacatattTGATCGGTTCACCTCTAACAAGAACGAAGCCTTATCTCTTTTCTGATCATTTTGAGGAATAAGATTTCTCAAAGCCTGGAACCTGCTTGACAAAACATGTCATCAATGAGCCAAAAACAACTcctattttaaagtatttatgtcaagttatatatataaaaaatcaaagagtgATGCATTAGTAATCAAATGCAAAATACTCATACCGCGAaagctttaagaaaaaaatctctaGTGTCTAGTCactaaattttaacaaattgatacaaaaatatcatcaaattatgaaatttcttAAATCATTCCTTCGCCAATTAAGCCTAAAACAACGCACATTCCGCaattgataatagaaatagCACAATCgtcatcatttttataaaatttcatgtaattcaaaaaaaaaaattgcctctCGTTAATCTTGCTCCTTCTACGCTGCTCTGTCTCAGAATGCTTGGACCGGTTCGCATTCGCCTTCGGCTCGCTGCTTTTACTCTCTGGTTTCAGTACTTCccctatatatatttatgacattagtcaacaaaatcattttaaaaacaaaaagaattgtGTACGTTGACGTTACCTTTGTAGGACGACGAGTCGTAGTCTTCAGGTTCATCTTCTTCGTCGAGCTGAGACTTCGCTGATTTCACCATAGTTACTACTATCTCTCGACtcgacaatttttttattttttccttagtAAAGAAGAAGTTCTTCCGTGAAACCAGGagaatttcagttttgaagagagagaggtGGGGTGAGAGGAGATCCGACCTTCGGGAGGAACCGGACCGTATTTAAAGAGAGGGAGAGTGTGTACAGTTGTGCAGAGAAGAAGCCCTAGGCCCTAGGAGATGATCATATGATTTGATATTCAgagaatttcttatttttttatttttttatttatcctattactatttgttaaatttgttgGGTTTTTAAAGACAGATGTCAGGTGGATGGTTGCTAACATGCGCGTGGGGATTTGAGCCTACATAAACATTGTTCAAATTTTCACGTTTTATTGTActcaatgaattattttttattttatttctcaaactttattcaataattatatttttgttgggttaaattaaaggataattaatttaaatttgttcatcaataataaaattaaaaaaaaaatgataattatggAAAAGGTGCTGAAAATTACAATTCTCAATTTAACTATTGAACTTTCAAAATTATACTCATTTGATCCCTAAATATTCTtgcaattcaattttaatataaaaattcattttattatcttttagcTACTGATTATAGAGACAAGAGAGATACATCGTTTGATTTTAGCggtaaagagagaaaatcaaagttaacaCTAATTTTAACAACTAAAATAATAGATCTTGGTGTCTATATGATCAGTTTGGTGAAGAGAGTtctatttagttgttttttcaacttaaaaaccAGATCTAAAGTcgagaagattttttatttcaagttgattttcaGCTTTTTAGGcggtttttagattgtttaagGCCATTCATTGGTTTATCAAGGTTTTTAGGGTATTTTCTATATGTTTTAGAtcaaaatgagttgaaaaatggGTTtctcgattaaaaaaaaaaacagtagacCATAATTTTTTAACCACTATAGTGGCCAAAATATGGGGAAACTAAATGACGAGtcatttgtattttgtttttcaaaaaatatcagGGTAGGTGAAATATCATCCAccgaaattgtatttttttttaaagaagcacGGGCACGAGTGAGCCCTTTCTAAATAGACCAAACGGTGTCTACGCTTGCTAggccatttcttttttcttttctttttttttttggtaattttgccttttaaaaaaatcatgctttaaaaaaatccatttatatttaaattaatacatattttctctaattttttattttttgcatttagcTTTTTCaaatagtgattgttttttaattattttatatgtatttaatttttgaaaagattattgtaattcatctataattttttatattttatgcaattgaaatttgtttttaaaaataaaaaaaaaatatttattttttgacagtatttctaataaattcaacCTTGCgaaatattttttccctttgattttattcaatcaattttatgtacATGGTCTTTGTtgcaagatcaaatatcttgattgaCATTCACCTATTAACCATTTCAGATTcatatttagttatcattaatgattttttttttcatttatttacatgcatGGTTCTTGATTTACTTAATTAGATTTGTGcataaaatttttgatttacacttaatattttttatgtaagacaaatattgaaaaagcctatatgttcaatttttttgttggaaaaaatatCCGGCCTGCGGTGAAGCGCAAGTCGAGTAGCtagttaacaaaaactaattaagaagaGGAATTCATTGTTCCCCTTTTTACAAAACATTATTCACttgaacaattttattttaaggtttagtattttttttaattttattattcaacattgggtttgtttatctcggtctcatgactcgtGACGcgagtttggtgggttaactcAGGAtttgtttgcctttttttaaGTTGGATTTTTgctttttccaatttcatcattcaacattcgATTGATTTGGAGTTAgccttcatatttttatttgtattctttcttttcatgaggttatctcaatctcattacCTAAGTTATGGGCTTGACGAGTTGactcatgtcttttttttttatcttttttttattttttttttcattttatccttcaacattaagttgattggGATTTGGactccataatttattttgacttgtttttcaTAGATTTATTTTAGTCACATGATCCGGATTATGGGTTTGGTatattaacccaagttgactcgaattgtttttttttttgtcttttttaattgaagtttcttttatagtttcattcatcaatatttagttgattgGACATTGGgtctcataatttgttttgatttactttttatagggttatcccgatctcataatTCCAGTCTTTGATTTGGTAGGTTAAACCGGGTTGATTTGAGtcgattcaatatgtttttgtctaaatattcttttaaaaaaatattgtcttgaaaagttttatagtcaaactatatttttaactatgATTTGGATTGCTTTTAGACCCGTTAAGTTGACCGGGTCACACTAAATCAACTCCTAcacaatgtaattttttttactcaagtTAAATTGGatctttttttgggttttatttaaatgtgtttattttctaattttatcactATTTGGAAACttggcttcataatttgttttgatttgctttatatgaggttattatgatctcatgaTCCAGGTCACAGTTTTGACAAGTTGATCTAGGTTGACTCAGATCcatctaatatttaaaaaaaagatgttattttaagtttttttagtcaaattatatttttttcaggttGCATTTGAAACTACAAAGTTAACAGATCACATCAGATCAACCCctgcatgattaaaaaaaatatactaggaAAATGTTAACAACCCGTAGATGTTTTTCCTTaccgaaaaagaaaaaattaatttgatctggAGCGTAAGCCAACCAACAATCTAGTTATTATCAATGGAGAATCGGGCTAGgttgcaaaaaaatattatatttttaagttagaaTCTATATATTTCACaacaaattttatattacttgaactataatcatcaataattatttaataaaaaaaacataagaaaacaataggacaaaaaatcttaaaaataattcttaaattgatgaaaatatttttatcattttgtataagataaaatatgattttctttgttttttttttatctttatatctaCCTCTCCAATTAAGTAAGAATCCGTATATGGGAAAAAGACGTTGTTCTAATGATTATATCATCAAATAATAACGCTCAAATACGATTAATTAGAACTAAAATAATCCTTATCTGGATATGCCTTAAAATATGCTATTGATAATACggtttctataaaaaaaaaaaaaaaaaaaacatgcatataaatcaacacataaaagaaaattcaacttaTAATACttgttgacaaaaaataaacttaaagatGTAGATTGAGATAATGACCAATCatctgattttaaaataatttattgccTATTCTCTGACACTACTAGTATAATTGTAATATTGTTGCAGTATTGTTTCTTAAATTTACTCAATCTCTTATTCTCGATAGCACAATTGAGAATAAACACGAATTTAAATTTTGTACGTTGCTCTTTGTAAAAAGAAACATGTAATTTTGACAAAAAGAATGGAAGAGTTTTAGGAacactagagttttttttttccattattaaAACCATGTCAGAATTGTCTCTATATTTATGTAGATAATTTTGACGTTGGTTTTGTTTAAAACTAATAgacacaattatattttaaatagactTTTAAATATACACAACTATGCAGTAAAAGACACAACTTTTCATTCACTTCAACAATACCTCACATGAATAGGAATTGTCTAGTCATAATAAAATACAACGTAGACATATAAATAAAGAGTAACCATGAAAAGTCTCTATATCAAGAGAGGTAGCTTCTGGTCGTGAACCTTCCCTACTGAAAAAACTATTGGATTCACATAGGTAACCAGTGAACATAATATCTTGAACTATTCAACTTTTTGTGCGAACCTAGACAATAAAAATCACACAACTCaacttctttcaattttaattctcaTGATTATGTTCATTTTAGCCTCGAACATCCTGGTTTCATAGAGTACTTTAgtgaatttatcattttcaattctCGTAAAAGTGGCTCCATTTCACATTCGCATAGGTGATTCTTATAAAGAGTATCTTGCAATACCCCACTTGATATAATCATTAAAATCTTAGCTTATTCTATTTACACTGCATGTAGCTCTTTTCATAATAAGAATGGGTAACAATGCTCATACTGAATTGACACATGATTCGGTTGTCTCTTTAAACCTAAATCTTAGGATCTCCAGCAAACTAAGTTAGGTTTCCATCATGTTAATTCTTTGAATATAGACTTTAATCCTATTCCCCTTGATGATTTAtcaactttctctctttttaagcATTTTATAAGCAGATCTACAatattatcctttaacattgtaTAGTCAACAAAGATAATCTCATTTGAGAGCAACTATATTATGGTGTTATGTCTTCGATAAATGTGTCAAGATTTACTATTATATATACTATTTTGTCCCTTACCATTTGAATATTAGCTATTATAATGTTTATAAATTGTCAGTATATATTTTGGCTAACTTGAAATATCCTCTAAAAAAGTTCTGAAGCCACTTTGCTTATTCTCCAAGTTTAAAGTTAAAAC
The DNA window shown above is from Populus trichocarpa isolate Nisqually-1 chromosome 4, P.trichocarpa_v4.1, whole genome shotgun sequence and carries:
- the LOC18097667 gene encoding transcription factor BIM2 isoform X2 codes for the protein MVKSAKSQLDEEDEPEDYDSSSYKGEVLKPESKSSEPKANANRSKHSETEQRRRSKINERFQALRNLIPQNDQKRDKASFLLEVIEYIQFLQEKLQVYEGSYEGWSQEPAKLLPWIDRASAESLLDHTQVMKNGSAHENSVMLANVHNSIESDMGTAAMYKALDHPHGPTNPAIPFDVQTPSNVFAAVGRGGLPTQSLQESVSDVENMAYQLQSQLLHGRPCATECSTPNNTLNGQEDLASDSLSVNISNAYSQQILNTLTQALQSSGVDLAQTSIGVQIDVSKRENSTTAVAPSSKVNQYLSNQLLVQDGVGSSAENSEQAHKRPRREKC
- the LOC18097667 gene encoding transcription factor BIM2 isoform X1, which gives rise to MVKSAKSQLDEEDEPEDYDSSSYKGEVLKPESKSSEPKANANRSKHSETEQRRRSKINERFQALRNLIPQNDQKRDKASFLLEVIEYIQFLQEKLQVYEGSYEGWSQEPAKLLPWKIDRASAESLLDHTQVMKNGSAHENSVMLANVHNSIESDMGTAAMYKALDHPHGPTNPAIPFDVQTPSNVFAAVGRGGLPTQSLQESVSDVENMAYQLQSQLLHGRPCATECSTPNNTLNGQEDLASDSLSVNISNAYSQQILNTLTQALQSSGVDLAQTSIGVQIDVSKRENSTTAVAPSSKVNQYLSNQLLVQDGVGSSAENSEQAHKRPRREKC